The following are encoded together in the Bacteroidota bacterium genome:
- a CDS encoding T9SS type A sorting domain-containing protein, producing the protein MYTLSKKICFLVFFVLFANTICAQDLLHCGADEMRISTLKKNPTIAKAVAKRDLQLEEHTKQYVDQFYKKQLTSSTYIIPVVFHVIHNYGAENISDAQIKDAISVLNKRFRKQSADTSTIVAAFKPLHADCEIEFRLATLDPNGNCTSGINRIASSLTAIGDHSVKSLIHWPPEKYLNIYVVQNAAGLAGHAVWPADADTIPAWDGIVMSHNYVGSIGTSNPTSSVVLAHECGHYLNLHHIWGGNNVPGFYYLPCADLNKSCSIDDLVADTPPTIGWVTCNLNGSSCGNTVDMVQNVMDYSYCNKMFTYGQKARMHACLNDTMASRNNLWQPANLIATGVSNPSNVLCKADFTGSKNVVCANSLNQVTFTNTSYHDSIVSMIWSFPGGAPSSSTAASPVITYTNAGVYSVSLKVYTTTDSAIVTKLNCVSVLPTTSVSYPFSESFETVNSLYGPQWFANSMDTVNAWQITNTASYSGSVSVMLSNANNPMETRDELYSRIINLSGASSLSFNFKYAFARKDTSNKDQLQVYIGNNCAGWIQRLSLVGAALETAPIQSGSFMPTNSSQWMQANITIPLAYYTSTFRIKFVFSSKGGNNFYLDDISIGNSTGVQNLQEVITDIKLFPNPSEDNVSVSFDLIEPKELSFSVVDVSGRIIFEREKQFFSIGAHVFSFDLNTVSSGVYFLKVVDGKQSIARPLVVGIK; encoded by the coding sequence ATGTATACACTTTCAAAAAAAATATGTTTTCTTGTATTTTTTGTATTATTTGCAAATACGATATGTGCGCAAGACTTATTACACTGCGGTGCAGATGAAATGCGTATAAGCACACTTAAAAAGAATCCTACTATTGCCAAAGCAGTTGCAAAGCGCGATTTGCAATTAGAAGAACATACAAAACAATACGTTGATCAGTTTTACAAGAAGCAACTTACATCTTCTACATATATTATTCCTGTTGTGTTTCATGTTATACACAATTACGGTGCAGAAAATATTTCGGATGCGCAAATTAAAGATGCGATATCTGTTTTAAATAAACGATTTAGAAAACAATCTGCTGATACATCCACGATTGTTGCAGCTTTTAAGCCGCTGCATGCCGATTGTGAAATTGAATTTCGTTTGGCTACTCTGGACCCCAATGGCAACTGTACAAGTGGAATCAATAGAATAGCTTCTTCACTTACCGCTATTGGCGACCATTCTGTAAAGTCATTAATTCATTGGCCTCCTGAGAAGTATTTGAATATTTATGTGGTGCAAAACGCAGCAGGTCTTGCAGGGCACGCTGTTTGGCCTGCCGATGCTGATACTATACCAGCTTGGGATGGTATTGTAATGTCTCACAATTATGTTGGTAGTATTGGAACATCAAATCCAACTTCATCTGTAGTGCTTGCGCATGAATGTGGGCACTATCTTAATTTGCATCATATTTGGGGCGGTAATAATGTACCCGGTTTTTATTATTTGCCGTGTGCCGACCTGAATAAAAGTTGCAGCATTGATGATTTAGTTGCCGATACACCACCAACCATTGGCTGGGTAACATGTAATTTAAACGGAAGCTCTTGTGGCAATACCGTTGATATGGTTCAGAATGTAATGGATTATTCGTATTGCAATAAAATGTTTACGTATGGTCAGAAAGCTAGAATGCATGCGTGTTTGAATGATACTATGGCTAGTAGAAATAATTTGTGGCAACCCGCAAACTTAATTGCAACAGGTGTTTCAAACCCGTCAAATGTATTGTGTAAAGCAGATTTTACTGGCAGTAAGAATGTGGTGTGCGCTAATAGCCTCAATCAAGTTACGTTTACGAATACTTCGTATCATGACAGTATTGTAAGTATGATTTGGTCTTTTCCCGGAGGTGCTCCTTCTTCCTCAACCGCAGCATCACCTGTTATTACCTATACTAACGCTGGTGTGTATTCGGTATCACTTAAAGTATATACCACAACTGATTCTGCAATAGTTACTAAATTGAATTGTGTTTCTGTGTTACCTACCACATCTGTATCGTATCCGTTTTCAGAAAGTTTTGAAACGGTTAATTCGCTATATGGGCCCCAATGGTTTGCAAATAGCATGGATACTGTTAATGCTTGGCAAATCACCAATACTGCTTCTTATAGTGGTTCTGTTTCTGTTATGCTCTCCAATGCGAATAATCCTATGGAAACTAGAGATGAGCTGTATAGTAGAATAATAAATCTTTCCGGGGCAAGCTCCTTGAGTTTTAATTTTAAATATGCTTTTGCAAGGAAGGATACTTCCAATAAGGATCAGTTGCAGGTTTATATTGGGAATAATTGTGCCGGTTGGATTCAGCGACTAAGTTTGGTAGGAGCAGCACTTGAAACAGCTCCTATTCAGTCGGGTAGTTTTATGCCTACAAATTCAAGCCAGTGGATGCAAGCCAATATTACAATTCCATTGGCTTATTACACTTCTACATTTAGAATTAAATTTGTATTTAGTTCCAAAGGGGGAAATAATTTTTATTTAGATGACATTAGTATTGGCAATTCCACGGGAGTTCAGAATTTACAGGAGGTAATTACTGATATTAAACTATTTCCCAATCCCTCAGAGGATAATGTTTCTGTTTCATTTGATTTGATTGAGCCCAAAGAGTTGTCTTTTTCTGTTGTCGATGTTTCAGGTAGAATAATTTTTGAAAGAGAAAAGCAATTCTTTTCAATTGGTGCTCATGTATTTTCTTTCGACTTAAACACAGTTTCTTCCGGAGTTTATTTTCTTAAAGTGGTGGATGGTAAACAGAGTATTGCAAGGCCATTGGTTGTTGGAATTAAATAA
- a CDS encoding CDP-alcohol phosphatidyltransferase family protein → MISVYNMKAKFQMVLLPILKTLNKLDVTANQITISAIVLSGITGVAFWFHPQGYMFLLVPIALLLRMALNALDGMMAKTYNQQSLKGEILNELGDVVSDALLYIPLVKLSAGNPLPVFVFVAIAIINEFAGILAKVVYGVRSYTGPMGKSDRAFVIGLFCLICYFYPQAIAYTTTVLLFASLLAVVSTIKRLIKTTK, encoded by the coding sequence ATGATCTCTGTTTATAACATGAAAGCTAAGTTTCAAATGGTGCTGTTGCCAATACTTAAAACGTTAAACAAGTTGGATGTAACAGCCAATCAAATTACAATTAGTGCAATTGTTTTGTCTGGTATTACCGGAGTTGCTTTTTGGTTTCATCCTCAAGGCTATATGTTTTTGCTTGTCCCAATTGCTCTATTATTAAGAATGGCTTTGAACGCACTTGATGGCATGATGGCAAAAACATACAATCAACAATCCTTAAAAGGAGAAATATTAAATGAACTGGGCGATGTTGTGTCAGACGCACTATTGTACATCCCTTTAGTAAAGCTCTCCGCGGGTAATCCTTTGCCGGTATTTGTATTTGTGGCGATTGCCATTATAAATGAGTTTGCCGGAATACTAGCAAAGGTTGTTTATGGAGTTAGATCATATACTGGTCCAATGGGAAAAAGCGACAGAGCTTTTGTTATAGGATTGTTCTGCTTGATTTGTTATTTCTATCCGCAAGCAATAGCATATACAACAACAGTTTTACTGTTTGCTTCTTTATTGGCAGTAGTAAGTACAATTAAAAGACTAATCAAAACAACTAAATAA
- a CDS encoding phosphatidate cytidylyltransferase → MLSIEKIEQNKELSLVIAVILGILVFATVLFFIWGKIKPEANLKELKARTRSWWIMAGIFITATLVNTIVSFIAFTFLSIFAFKELTSISRTTRVCDKNIISWGYAAIPVQYFFAYMGWYEAFLIFIPVFMTFFLTFLIVKKGVIKHISISMAVIPMQLMLCVYGISHLAYLLSLSELQGFKPGGRGLLLFVVFITEMNDVFQFTWGKFLGKRKVIPLVSPNKTWEGLIGGVITTTVVGYFLRFLTPLNGVESIVVSFVVACVGFAGDIMVSAIKRDIGVKDMGSVIPGHGGILDRIDSLALTAPIFFHILYFLKY, encoded by the coding sequence ATGTTAAGCATTGAAAAAATAGAACAAAACAAAGAGTTAAGCTTAGTAATAGCTGTGATACTCGGAATACTTGTATTTGCAACAGTATTGTTTTTTATCTGGGGTAAAATAAAGCCTGAAGCCAATTTAAAAGAATTAAAAGCACGCACTCGGTCGTGGTGGATTATGGCTGGTATATTTATAACGGCTACACTCGTAAATACAATTGTGTCCTTCATTGCATTCACATTCCTATCCATTTTTGCTTTTAAAGAGTTAACCTCTATAAGCCGAACTACAAGGGTTTGCGACAAGAATATAATTAGCTGGGGATATGCAGCCATCCCGGTTCAGTATTTTTTTGCATACATGGGATGGTACGAAGCATTTTTAATTTTCATTCCTGTATTCATGACATTTTTTCTAACATTTTTAATTGTTAAAAAAGGCGTTATCAAACACATCTCAATTTCAATGGCTGTAATTCCAATGCAATTGATGCTTTGCGTGTATGGAATAAGTCATTTAGCTTATTTGTTATCTCTTTCGGAACTACAAGGCTTTAAGCCTGGAGGGAGAGGACTTTTATTATTTGTTGTATTTATAACCGAAATGAATGATGTGTTTCAATTTACTTGGGGTAAATTTTTAGGTAAACGCAAAGTAATTCCTTTAGTAAGTCCCAACAAAACTTGGGAAGGTTTAATTGGAGGCGTAATAACAACTACCGTTGTTGGATATTTTCTGCGATTCTTAACACCACTAAATGGAGTAGAGTCAATTGTAGTAAGCTTTGTAGTTGCATGTGTGGGATTTGCCGGAGATATTATGGTATCTGCCATTAAGAGGGATATTGGTGTTAAAGATATGGGAAGCGTTATTCCCGGTCATGGAGGAATCTTAGATAGAATTGATTCTCTAGCGCTTACCGCTCCAATCTTTTTTCACATACTTTATTTTTTAAAATATTAA